The following are encoded in a window of Acidimicrobiales bacterium genomic DNA:
- a CDS encoding DUF3817 domain-containing protein encodes MAQPQRTLTARTREGALLRYRVMAYVVGVLLLVVFSAIPFGSVERIVGPLHGALYIVYLAAVVDVFVRFKLRLVDLIAMVAGGWVPFLAFVVERWMRRRLEPALLG; translated from the coding sequence GTGGCGCAACCCCAGAGGACTCTGACCGCTCGGACCCGGGAGGGCGCGCTCCTGCGCTACCGGGTGATGGCGTACGTCGTGGGCGTGCTGCTGCTCGTCGTTTTCTCGGCGATCCCGTTCGGGTCGGTCGAGAGAATCGTCGGTCCCCTCCACGGGGCGCTGTACATCGTCTATCTGGCTGCGGTCGTCGACGTGTTCGTCCGCTTCAAGTTGCGGCTTGTCGATCTGATCGCGATGGTCGCCGGCGGGTGGGTTCCCTTCCTCGCCTTCGTGGTCGAACGCTGGATGCGCCGGCGGTTGGAGCCGGCCCTCCTGGGATAG